In one window of Comamonas testosteroni DNA:
- a CDS encoding ABC transporter ATP-binding protein, with protein MPSLIPSQGKTQLELRGIRKVYSSVVANDGIDLVVAPGEIQAILGENGAGKSTLMKIIYGVTTPTDGEIYWQSERVQMGSPGLARALGIGMVFQHFQLFETLTVVQNVALALPGRPDLADLCQRIHAVGQRYGLPTDPLRLVHTLSVGERQRVEIIRCLLQNPKLLIMDEPTSVLTPQAVRKLFETLRQLADEGCSILYISHKLDEVQELCHSATVLRSGRVTSHCIPAQETPASMARMMIGKELVPCQRPKPMANTEDTARLQVHSLSRAASHPFGTALQDISFTLKPGEILGIAGVSGNGQQELMFALSGEDPLPPRDAAMIHLNGRPVAHLNSASRRTQGLGFVPEERLGRGAVPAMSLAENTLLTAYDQGLLQHGLIRRDAVTQFAQNCIAGFHVKCSGPQAPANSLSGGNLQKFIVGRELMQKPQVLIAAQPTWGVDVGAAAFIRQSLIELRNSGASLLVVSEELDELFEICDRIAVIADGCLSPVVAIDETDVETIGLWMSGMWPQESAPLLHSVPPTLHTEREVCRVAQA; from the coding sequence ATGCCAAGTCTCATCCCTTCTCAAGGCAAAACCCAGCTGGAGCTGCGAGGCATTCGCAAGGTCTATTCCTCCGTGGTTGCCAATGACGGCATCGACCTGGTCGTGGCACCCGGTGAAATTCAAGCCATCCTTGGCGAAAACGGCGCGGGAAAATCCACGCTGATGAAAATCATCTACGGGGTGACTACTCCAACCGACGGAGAGATCTACTGGCAAAGCGAGCGCGTGCAGATGGGCAGCCCCGGCCTGGCTCGCGCACTGGGCATTGGCATGGTGTTTCAGCATTTTCAGCTGTTCGAGACACTCACCGTCGTGCAGAACGTGGCCCTCGCCTTGCCGGGTCGCCCCGACCTGGCTGACCTGTGTCAGCGCATTCATGCGGTCGGCCAGCGCTATGGCTTGCCCACAGACCCGCTGCGGCTGGTGCACACCCTCTCCGTCGGCGAGCGCCAGCGCGTGGAAATCATCCGCTGCCTGCTTCAAAATCCAAAGCTACTCATCATGGATGAGCCGACCTCGGTTCTCACGCCGCAGGCCGTGCGCAAGCTATTTGAAACCCTGCGCCAGCTGGCCGATGAAGGCTGCAGCATTCTCTACATCAGCCACAAGCTGGATGAAGTTCAAGAGCTTTGCCACAGTGCTACTGTTTTGCGAAGCGGTCGCGTGACGAGCCATTGCATTCCGGCCCAGGAGACACCAGCTTCCATGGCCCGCATGATGATTGGCAAGGAGCTGGTACCCTGCCAGCGCCCCAAGCCCATGGCCAATACAGAAGACACTGCCAGGCTACAAGTCCATTCTCTGTCCCGCGCTGCCAGCCATCCTTTTGGCACGGCATTACAGGACATCAGCTTTACCCTCAAGCCCGGTGAAATCCTGGGCATTGCCGGAGTGTCCGGCAACGGCCAGCAGGAGCTGATGTTTGCCCTATCAGGGGAAGACCCGCTTCCGCCGCGCGATGCCGCCATGATTCATCTCAATGGCCGGCCAGTCGCGCACCTGAACAGCGCCAGTCGCCGCACACAAGGCTTGGGCTTTGTTCCAGAGGAACGTCTGGGACGTGGTGCGGTTCCAGCCATGAGCCTGGCCGAAAACACCTTGCTGACGGCCTATGACCAAGGCCTGCTGCAGCATGGTCTGATTCGCAGAGATGCGGTGACCCAGTTTGCGCAGAACTGCATAGCAGGCTTTCACGTCAAATGCTCAGGACCGCAAGCGCCTGCCAACTCGCTCTCGGGCGGCAATCTGCAAAAGTTCATCGTGGGAAGGGAGCTGATGCAAAAGCCTCAAGTACTCATCGCAGCCCAGCCCACCTGGGGCGTGGATGTGGGAGCGGCAGCTTTCATTCGCCAGTCGCTGATTGAGCTGAGAAACAGCGGCGCCAGCCTGCTTGTGGTCTCCGAAGAGCTGGACGAGCTATTCGAAATCTGCGACCGCATTGCCGTGATTGCTGATGGCTGCCTATCTCCCGTAGTTGCCATTGACGAGACCGATGTCGAGACCATAGGCCTGTGGATGAGCGGAATGTGGCCTCAAGAGAGTGCCCCCCTTCTCCATTCTGTACCGCCCACTCTTCATACAGAAAGAGAGGTCTGCCGTGTGGCTCAAGCTTGA
- a CDS encoding nucleobase:cation symporter-2 family protein — MTTSTTNHSPPAVHPVDEKLPLPKLTALGLQHVLVMYAGAIAVPLIIGNALKLTKEDTAFLIAADLFCCGLVTIIQSMGIGKVGIRLPMMMGVTFTAVAPIIAAGSTPGLGLRAVFGGVIIAGIFTLLVAPYVSRLLRWFPPVVTGSVVLIIGISLMRVGINWAAGGNPTIPGPNGPINNPAYGIPSHIAISGIVLMTILFIIAWCKGFLSNIAVLIGIAVGFLITLASGQVNFVGMQSTQWIRIITPFHFGIPTVDVMTTVTLCVVMVVIMIEGVGQFLALSEVVERPLEKDDIARGLRADGVGAIVGGIFNTFTYTSYAQNIGLVQVTGVRSRWVCVTAGVMLIVISSFPKLSFIAASIPQYVLGGAAMVMFGMVAATGVRILSHVDFVENRKNAYIVAISLAMGMIPLVADRFFMRLPDLLAKFCQNGILLGTFTAVLLNVLFNASTSQEPSLHALEKAA, encoded by the coding sequence ATGACGACGAGCACCACGAACCATAGTCCGCCCGCAGTACATCCAGTCGATGAAAAACTGCCTTTGCCCAAACTAACAGCACTGGGACTGCAGCATGTGCTGGTTATGTATGCGGGGGCGATTGCCGTTCCCCTCATCATTGGCAACGCCCTCAAACTGACCAAAGAGGACACAGCATTCCTGATCGCAGCAGACCTGTTCTGCTGCGGGCTGGTGACTATCATCCAGAGCATGGGCATTGGCAAGGTGGGCATACGCCTGCCCATGATGATGGGAGTGACCTTCACCGCAGTCGCTCCTATTATTGCAGCAGGCAGCACACCAGGGCTAGGTCTTAGAGCGGTTTTTGGCGGAGTCATCATCGCGGGCATATTCACGCTGCTAGTTGCTCCTTATGTCAGCCGTCTACTGCGCTGGTTTCCACCCGTGGTCACCGGCTCCGTCGTTCTGATCATTGGCATTTCGCTGATGCGCGTGGGAATCAACTGGGCAGCGGGTGGAAACCCCACCATCCCCGGCCCCAACGGCCCCATCAACAACCCAGCCTATGGCATTCCCTCGCACATAGCCATCTCCGGCATCGTGCTGATGACGATTCTCTTCATCATCGCCTGGTGCAAGGGTTTTCTGTCAAACATCGCCGTCCTGATCGGCATCGCCGTTGGCTTTTTGATCACGCTGGCATCAGGCCAGGTCAACTTCGTGGGCATGCAATCCACACAGTGGATACGCATCATCACGCCGTTTCACTTTGGCATTCCCACCGTTGACGTGATGACCACGGTCACGCTGTGCGTGGTGATGGTTGTCATCATGATCGAGGGCGTGGGTCAGTTCCTGGCCCTTTCAGAAGTGGTGGAGCGTCCGTTGGAGAAAGACGATATCGCCCGCGGCCTCCGCGCCGATGGTGTTGGAGCCATCGTGGGTGGCATCTTCAACACGTTCACATACACCTCCTATGCGCAGAACATCGGACTGGTGCAGGTCACCGGGGTACGCAGCCGCTGGGTCTGCGTAACAGCCGGGGTAATGCTGATCGTGATCAGCAGCTTTCCCAAACTGTCTTTCATCGCCGCATCCATTCCCCAGTATGTGCTGGGCGGCGCAGCCATGGTGATGTTCGGCATGGTGGCAGCCACGGGCGTGCGCATCCTCAGCCATGTGGATTTTGTCGAAAACCGCAAGAACGCCTACATCGTGGCCATCAGCCTGGCCATGGGCATGATTCCTCTGGTCGCGGACCGCTTCTTCATGCGCCTGCCAGATCTGCTGGCCAAATTCTGCCAGAACGGGATTTTGCTGGGCACCTTCACCGCCGTGCTGCTGAACGTCCTGTTTAACGCCAGCACCAGCCAGGAGCCATCCCTTCACGCTCTAGAAAAGGCGGCCTGA